A DNA window from Pseudomonas sp. B21-056 contains the following coding sequences:
- a CDS encoding dihydrodipicolinate synthase family protein: MSTNIHGIIGYTITPFSADGQGLDLDALGQSIDRLIDSGVHAIAPLGSTGEGAYLSDAEWDQVSEFSIARVAGRVPTVVSVSDLTTAKAVRRARFAQAKGADAVMVLPASYWKLSEAEILAHYQAIGASIDLPIMLYNNPATSGIDMSVELILRIFNAVANVTMVKESTGDIQRMHKLQLLGEGQVPFYNGCNPLALEAFAAGAKGWCTAAPNLIPQLNLDLYDAVLANDLDRARALFYRQLPLLDFILKGGLPATIKAGLCSLGLEVGDPRLPVFPLDEARINQLQTMLNQLR, encoded by the coding sequence ATGTCTACCAATATCCACGGCATCATCGGTTACACCATCACGCCCTTCTCCGCCGACGGCCAAGGCTTGGACCTGGACGCACTGGGCCAGTCCATCGACCGCCTGATCGACAGCGGCGTCCACGCCATCGCGCCTTTGGGCAGCACCGGCGAGGGCGCTTACCTGAGCGATGCGGAGTGGGATCAGGTCAGCGAGTTCAGCATTGCCCGCGTCGCCGGCCGGGTGCCGACGGTGGTCAGCGTGTCGGACCTGACCACCGCCAAGGCGGTACGCCGCGCACGCTTTGCCCAAGCGAAGGGCGCCGATGCGGTGATGGTATTGCCTGCCTCTTACTGGAAACTGAGCGAGGCGGAAATCCTCGCGCACTACCAGGCCATCGGCGCCAGCATCGACCTGCCCATCATGCTCTACAACAACCCGGCCACCAGCGGCATCGACATGTCCGTGGAGCTGATCCTGAGGATTTTCAACGCGGTGGCGAACGTCACCATGGTCAAGGAGAGCACCGGCGACATCCAGCGCATGCACAAGCTGCAGCTGTTGGGCGAGGGCCAGGTGCCGTTCTACAACGGTTGCAACCCACTGGCTCTGGAAGCCTTCGCGGCCGGCGCCAAAGGCTGGTGCACCGCAGCACCGAACCTGATCCCGCAGCTCAACCTCGACCTGTATGACGCCGTACTGGCCAACGACCTGGACCGGGCCCGGGCGCTGTTCTATCGTCAATTGCCGCTGCTGGATTTCATCCTCAAGGGCGGCTTGCCGGCTACCATCAAGGCGGGTCTATGCAGCCTGGGCCTGGAAGTGGGCGATCCTCGCTTGCCGGTGTTCCCACTCGACGAGGCGCGCATTAACCAGCTGCAGACGATGTTGAATCAACTGCGCTGA
- a CDS encoding Rho-binding antiterminator, whose product MKTYQPLNCDLHDYLEIACLYGYTLDIELTDGQHLTARAITTRTARTREEFLEVETAEGRREIRLDHLLAITPRDEHARFGRVVLALGDQPLDA is encoded by the coding sequence ATGAAGACCTATCAACCCTTGAACTGCGACTTGCATGACTACCTGGAGATCGCCTGCCTCTACGGCTACACGCTGGACATCGAACTGACTGACGGCCAACACCTGACAGCCCGTGCGATCACCACGCGTACAGCTCGCACGCGGGAGGAGTTTCTTGAGGTTGAAACCGCGGAGGGTCGCCGGGAGATACGTTTGGATCACTTGTTGGCGATTACGCCGCGGGATGAGCACGCCAGGTTTGGACGGGTTGTGCTGGCACTAGGTGACCAGCCTTTGGACGCTTAG
- a CDS encoding helix-turn-helix domain-containing protein, whose product MSIRLKLLRKKLGMTLDVLAEKTAMTKSYLSKVERGLSTPSIATALKLAKALNVNVEELFSEENVSLDSYSLVRSEDRRSLASSSGSSEYAVLAHQVSERSLLPFILYPATEFTAHHAFKEHTGEEFLFVHEGQVEVDFMNERVLLNRGDALHFNAQKPHRLRSVGDVQAQLLVVVHSDEAGEKGEGA is encoded by the coding sequence ATGTCTATTCGCTTGAAATTGCTCAGGAAAAAACTCGGGATGACACTGGACGTCCTGGCTGAAAAAACCGCGATGACCAAGAGCTACCTGTCCAAGGTGGAGCGCGGGCTGAGCACGCCCTCCATCGCCACCGCGCTCAAGCTCGCCAAGGCGCTGAATGTGAACGTCGAGGAATTGTTCTCTGAGGAAAACGTCTCCCTCGACAGCTACAGCCTGGTGCGCAGTGAAGACCGGCGCTCGCTGGCGTCGAGCAGCGGCAGTTCCGAATACGCGGTGCTGGCCCATCAGGTCTCCGAGCGCAGTCTGTTGCCCTTCATCCTCTATCCCGCGACCGAATTCACCGCGCACCACGCGTTCAAGGAACACACGGGGGAGGAGTTCCTGTTCGTGCATGAGGGGCAGGTGGAAGTGGATTTCATGAACGAGCGCGTGCTGCTGAATCGCGGTGATGCCTTGCATTTCAATGCGCAGAAGCCCCATCGGCTGCGTTCGGTGGGGGATGTTCAGGCGCAGTTGTTGGTGGTGGTGCATAGCGATGAGGCGGGGGAGAAGGGCGAGGGCGCCTAG
- a CDS encoding type II toxin-antitoxin system HicA family toxin, whose translation MKNRHRKTLDAIYRTPTSAAIVFADIEALVIHLGGQVLEREGSRVKLVLREAQWRCHRPHPGKEAKKYQVEEAREFLQRAGVEL comes from the coding sequence ATGAAGAACAGACACCGAAAGACCCTTGACGCGATCTACCGAACGCCAACCAGCGCGGCGATAGTGTTTGCTGACATCGAGGCATTGGTCATTCATCTGGGCGGCCAAGTGTTGGAACGCGAAGGCTCGCGGGTCAAGCTCGTGTTACGAGAGGCCCAGTGGCGCTGCCATCGGCCGCACCCTGGAAAAGAAGCCAAGAAATATCAGGTAGAAGAAGCTCGCGAATTTCTCCAGCGAGCAGGAGTTGAGCTATGA
- a CDS encoding aldolase, which translates to MSKTLATPKDQLVQHAVNQMQKSLPDNTWTVRQKLALTCRILFENGHDSGLAGQITARGPQPGTYYTQQLGLGFDEITAGNLLLINEDLEVLEGHGIPNPANRFHTWVYRARPDVNCIIHTHPTHIAALSMLEVPLQISHMDLCPLYEDCAFLEGWPGVPVGNEEGELIAGALGDKRAILLSHHGQLSTGATVEEACNIAQLIERAAKLQLLAMAAGEVKPILPHLGREAHDWIARPKRHAAAFNYYARQNLRQHADCLN; encoded by the coding sequence ATGAGCAAGACACTGGCGACGCCCAAGGACCAGTTGGTCCAGCACGCTGTTAACCAGATGCAAAAATCACTGCCGGATAATACGTGGACTGTACGACAAAAGCTGGCCCTGACCTGCCGCATCCTGTTCGAAAACGGTCATGACTCGGGCCTGGCCGGGCAGATCACTGCGCGCGGGCCGCAACCGGGCACCTACTACACCCAGCAATTGGGCCTGGGCTTCGACGAAATTACCGCCGGCAACCTGCTGCTGATCAATGAAGACCTGGAGGTGCTGGAGGGCCACGGTATTCCCAACCCGGCCAACCGCTTTCACACCTGGGTCTACCGCGCCCGGCCGGATGTGAATTGCATCATCCACACCCACCCGACCCACATCGCCGCGCTGTCGATGCTGGAGGTGCCCTTGCAGATTTCCCACATGGACCTCTGCCCGCTCTACGAAGACTGCGCGTTCCTGGAGGGCTGGCCGGGTGTGCCGGTGGGCAATGAGGAAGGCGAATTGATCGCCGGCGCCTTAGGCGACAAGCGCGCCATCCTGCTTTCCCACCACGGCCAGTTGTCCACCGGTGCCACCGTGGAGGAAGCCTGCAACATCGCCCAACTGATCGAACGCGCCGCGAAGCTGCAACTGCTGGCCATGGCCGCCGGCGAGGTGAAACCGATCCTGCCGCACCTGGGTCGCGAAGCCCACGACTGGATCGCCCGCCCCAAGCGTCATGCGGCCGCCTTCAACTACTACGCCCGGCAGAACCTGCGCCAACACGCCGATTGCCTGAACTGA
- a CDS encoding DUF2442 domain-containing protein, with protein MISKAKIKSVKPAPGKHALQVEFVNGKRYDVDLREHVRQFPALNPLEDLSLFATAQLGEWGFDVSWGDELELAAVTLHRLALEQAGEVMPS; from the coding sequence ATGATCAGCAAAGCGAAAATAAAAAGCGTGAAACCTGCCCCTGGCAAACATGCCTTGCAGGTGGAGTTCGTCAACGGTAAGCGCTACGACGTGGACCTGCGCGAACACGTTCGCCAATTTCCGGCGCTCAACCCCTTGGAAGACCTGTCGCTGTTCGCCACCGCCCAATTGGGCGAATGGGGTTTCGATGTGAGCTGGGGTGATGAGCTTGAACTCGCCGCTGTTACCTTGCACCGGTTGGCGTTGGAACAGGCCGGTGAGGTGATGCCTAGCTAA